In the genome of Lathyrus oleraceus cultivar Zhongwan6 chromosome 4, CAAS_Psat_ZW6_1.0, whole genome shotgun sequence, the window AGTAATTGAATATTAATTTGATTATATTAATGCATAGTATTTAAAAGAGAAAGATTGAATAGAATATAGACAAAATTTAGTGAGGTGAGAAAAATTAATGTGTTGTTTGGAGTGAGATAACATAGGTATTAATATAATTTTTCTAAATTTATATTTATGTTGGCCTAACGGGCTAGCCCTAATGGGTAGCGGGCTTTTTAGGGTGAGACTAAAAAAACCCTTGAAAAATATAGGCTCCAATTTTTAAGGCCAAAGTCCTACGATTTTTAGGGCTTGGTGGACCGATCCATACGGGCTAGCCCATTTTGACGACTCTAGTTGGTACCACCTCCCTCAAGATACATAGAGAATATGTCATGTTCCTAACTATGATGCAAGAGCATTAGATCTAATCTAGGTTGTCATGGATTGTTTTCTCACTACACTCATATTGATCAATTGCTTCTAATGAGGACGACTCTGAGTTTATAGAATTATTTCTAGCATTACACTTGGATCACAACGTCCATTAGATTAGTTGACTTGAGTATTATTATTTTGCGACTTATGTATTATTTTTGTTAGCCTCTAATATAGCATAACACCAATACAAttcaataaaatataattattcTAAACTAATAATATTTGACACTACAAACGTAAGTTCTTGTCAATATTGTAATCGTCCAAAAAAATTCAACATCTAAAATATTAATTCCGAATCAAATCATTTTCTCCGATTCAACGTGATTTTTGGTAATGAAAATCTAGGTCACCAATTTTTTGAAGTAAAGTTCCAATACATTATACAATGGTGTAAGAATGCAAAATTCTCccatttcaaaaaaaaaatatttgtgatgataaaagttaaattataaattatttgatatataaaaatgatgaaattaaaatattttaaaaaatgtaGGGGGTGGGGAATATATGTAGGAGTATGAGTTAAACTTTCCATGTGAATATTAGCTACTTTTGTATAATATTAGCTACTTTTGTATTTTGGGCTGATGAAACAAAACGATGTTGGTGTGGATATAATTGCTATTCATGCTTAGTGTGTGATTTGGTTAAATAGTTATACTTTTGAGATTGCATGATTAATAGATGGATTACTATAAAGATAAGTTGAAAAGGTCTTATTAGCAGATTGTCACTACATTATTGTTCAAAAGTTAAGAAGTCAATAATTCAAAATATGATACTTTCTATGACTCGCATAGTCCAAAAAACAGTCACACTCACACTCATTTACTCAGTCCCTAGCTCACACAACCCACACAATGTCTCCTTTCACCTAATCAAAAAACCTCACACAAAAGTTAAATGCCACTGACCACTACTCACTCATTCATTCTTTTTaaccacaccaaagccaaaataaCTGCTACACCACTACACGACAAAAACCACTCTCTACGTGGCACTTGAATACCAAAAACAGTCAAAATCTCTGTCCTTTATTACTACTCCTCATAGCTGTAGCGGGCCCCACCATAACTCTCCTTTTGTACTATTCAttttcttctccttctttttttCCTATTTATGTTATTACCTTTCTCCAACGATATTCATTCGCCACCAACAACATAAACACGCTGAACAAATTAACAGTGACACCACACCAACAAAAAACCAGAGAATGAAATATGGTTGGTCTTGGTGTAGTCCTAGAAGAAGTTGAATCCACGAAAAACAACActatcaacaacatcaacaataacacTCTTCAAGTTATTAACAAAACTACCATGATGCTTAGCACAACCAAAACCAACGACAAAGCCTCAAATCCTTTTAAGGTTTCATCTTTTCTTCACCAATGTTTCCTATGTAACAAGAAACTCTTACCTGAGAAAGATATCTACATGTACAAGTAAGTTCCAAGAACCATTATGCCATTTTTTTCCTGGTACATTGCTTCCTTGTATAGATCTTATACACACACAAAAATCCagatatttttattttaatttatttatatttatatgaaTACTATTTATTTATTGCAGAGGAGACAGGGCCTTTTGTAGTGTGGATTGTAGGTGCAAACAGATTTTAACAGACGAGGAAGAAGCTATTGAGAAACAGAAATGTTCTTTGGATTAgagtttttttgttttttatttatttttgggAAGCTATGTTATTCCAGTTTTACCCCTGCTTTAATTTTGTAATGACATCATTATCCTTTGTCTTTTATTTTGCTTCCTAGTATGAAGCCAAAATATCCTTTCAGCTTTTAAATTTTTTGGGTCCATCTAGTGTAAGATGAGGGGCTTTCTCTATGATGGTGGTGGTTCTTTTCTTGCTATGCTTTTAACTCTTCTTTAAGTCTAGTTATGCTTTCACTTTTTTTAGTACTACAGTTTATGCTTTTACTTTATTGTCTAAAAATCATTAAGAAATGTTGGTTTTATgtgtttttatttatttaatgaTTTATTGTGTTAATTATCATTAGTGGTTTATTGGTGATGTTATGGTCGGTTGTCCATTAGTTAGATAAAGTACTGACAATTGTGCCAATAGA includes:
- the LOC127073283 gene encoding FCS-Like Zinc finger 15, with product MVGLGVVLEEVESTKNNTINNINNNTLQVINKTTMMLSTTKTNDKASNPFKVSSFLHQCFLCNKKLLPEKDIYMYKGDRAFCSVDCRCKQILTDEEEAIEKQKCSLD